The sequence CAGTTTGCCCATGTTTGACACCTTCCTTCTATAGAAATTATTGAAGCTTCAAGCAAAAACCGGATTAAAGCGTGTAGGCGCCCAGCTTCGTGTAGCCCAGCTCGCTGGTGGCGCCGGTGATGGCCTGGAGCTCCACCGTGATGGTGCCGTCCGTGGCCAGGGAGCCGTCCCAGCCTCCCGCGATGACGTTGGCCTCCTCGGCATAGCCGATGACCTTCTTCATGGGCGGCAGGACGATGACCTCGTTGGCGTTGCCCGCCGTGACGCAGGCGTCGCCCTCGGGGCAGGAATCGGCCAGGGACTGGCTCGCGCCGTCCTGTCCGGCGTACTCATCCGTCAGCAGCGCGGTCTTGATGCCAAGGCGCTCCGCCTTCCAGCAGTTCATCACCAAGTCGGCGTCGGGGTTGCCGAAGCCCTCCTCCGTGATGACCACGCCGTCGAGGCCCAGCATGGCCGCCAGCTTGGTGGCGTAGCTGGAGCTGCGGCGCTTGTCGGCCAGGGTGACGTTCTCGTTCGTCGCGATGCAGGTCACGAAGTTGAAGTCACGCCCGTGGCGCTTCAGCATGTCCGCGATGACGGGGTTGTTCTGGTGCACGTAGGTGCTGTTCTTGTCGCAGGCGGAGACGCAGTTGCCCGACGTGATGGCGCCGTCCATGACCTCGAGCGGCGAGATGAGCGTCGGTAGGATCTTCTTGACGTCCACGCCGTAGAGGTAGGTGTCGTGCAGCAGGCCCTGGGTCTGGAGCATGTAGATGTAACCCACCTTGGGCAGACCGGGGTGGGCCCACATGGCCTCCTTGATGTTGGCGTGGTTGTAGACCTCTACCTTGTCGGCCTTCACATCGGCGCAGCAGCGTGCCAGATAGGCGGCCGCCTTCACGCCTGCGATACGACAGGCCTGCTCGTAGTCGTGCTTGTCCATGTTGGGATCGGACGGCTCCAGCACAAGGACGACGTTGCAGGTCTGGGAATAGGGCGTGTACTCCGCGCCGGGGCCGGACATATCGATGATGCCCTCCTGGAAGCGCACCAGCTTGCCCGCCGTCACGACGGCCGCGCCCGAGAGGACGAGGGTCTTGCCCTCTCCGACGGTCTCGACGTCGCTCAGCATCCCCGGGAACACCTGTCCCTTACCCTCGATCTTCCAGCGGGGCTCGACGACATCCTTCACCGGTATGATGCGGACGCTCTCTCCGGGCATGGCCAGGTCAACGTCCAGCTTCTTACCCAAGAGAGGATCCTCGGCTATCAGGTCGAGCAGTTCCTTTTTGTTGACGGTCAGTGTCCCGTCCGCAAAACCGGTCTTCTCCCCGAACTTCAGATGCTTCACAAAAAGCCTATGGAGTTCCAACCGCAAAATGATACTCCCCCTTTCCAAAAAAATCGCCGTGTTACCCGATCAGCTCCTTGACCTTGGCCTCGATGTTCTCGGCCGTGGCGTCGGCGCCGCCAAGGCGGGCCACCTCCGCGCCGTCCTTATAGAACAGGATGGTCGGCAGGCTCATGACCTTGAAGTTGATGGCCACGCGCTTGTTCTGAGACGTATCCACCTTGCAGAACTTAGCCTTGCCCTCGTATTTCTCGGCAATCTCCAGGTACTTGGGCATCAGCGCCATGCAGGGGCCGCATGCGGGGCCCCAGAAGTCCATGACGACCACACCACTGGCCTGCTTCACCTCGGCGTCGCAGTTCTCCTTCGTCAACTCGACAGGCATTGTGCATTCACCTCCTTTAATCTGGACTATGGGTAAGCAGCGCGGCGGGCGGCAACGCCGTATGACGCGGCAACATGCCATACCGCTCCAGACTCTCCCTCATCAACTCGCCGTCGATGAAGGCGTAATCCGCACGGGTCGGTTCATCCAGGCTCTCGGGAAGGAGCATGCGATCCTCGCAGCTCCTGTATACGGCCACCGCATTTTCGATGAGAGACAGGGACTCCAGGTCCACGAGAGCTCCCGGGAACTCCTGGATGAGGACGGAACGAAAGGGCTGCTGGTAGGGTCTGAGATTGCCGCAGAGGGGGTGGGTGAGAAGGCGCCCGCCAAGGTGTACGGAGCTTCGGACAGACACGAGAACGTCCAAAGACGACCCCTCCACAAAACGCCCATTTCGGACGATCCGCGAGAGCTCTTCGTTGTTGGTGACGAGTACGGTGTTGTTCTGCATCGGCTACCCCTCCGGACCTTTTGCGTTCTGTCGCCAGGCTCCCCCTTTTAAGGAAACATACAGCTTCAGAGTCCTGTCCGGATACGATCCTTTGGCCTGAGAGTTTCCGTGTTTCGAGCACTTGCCCCTTCGGCGCCCCGCCGGGAGTCACCCCCGGATGGGTCTCTCTCATATCCTTCTTTCAGGGTTGCGACTTTCTTCAAACTACCGCATATAAATTATATAGGAGTTGTCCGGCCCGTCAAGCAGAAAAAGCAAGCAGAAAAAGATGAAGCGCCGGTCGTTCAAAACGTATTCGCCCGGGTTCGCCTCCGACTTGCAGGGACGGAAACGGGAGGGCGTGGTCCGGAGTATGATATGACGCTTTCCCGGACGGGGATTGTCGGGTATCATTAACGAGGGTGTTTATCGGATGACGCTTTTGTGATGATGGTTCTGCGGCGCCCTCCTGGGAGGAGGCGATGCGGGCGTCGCCTCTCGAAAAAGTAGGAGAATCGGAAAAACGGAAAAATTGTCTGAAGTGGGGTGATGTCCTCAAAATGTGCGGGATCATGGGTTACACGGGCCCGCGGCGGGTCGTCGATGTCGTCGTGGGCGGGTTGGAGTGTCTGGAGTACCGGGGATACGACTCCGCGGGGATCGCCGTCGCGGGGCCGAAGGGCCTGGGCATGGTGAAGTGTGTGGGCAGCGTGGCCAACCTGAAGGCGAAGCTGGAGACCACCCCTCTGGAGGGCAGCGTGGGGATCGGGCACACG comes from uncultured Fretibacterium sp. and encodes:
- a CDS encoding glycine/sarcosine/betaine reductase component B subunit, with the protein product MRLELHRLFVKHLKFGEKTGFADGTLTVNKKELLDLIAEDPLLGKKLDVDLAMPGESVRIIPVKDVVEPRWKIEGKGQVFPGMLSDVETVGEGKTLVLSGAAVVTAGKLVRFQEGIIDMSGPGAEYTPYSQTCNVVLVLEPSDPNMDKHDYEQACRIAGVKAAAYLARCCADVKADKVEVYNHANIKEAMWAHPGLPKVGYIYMLQTQGLLHDTYLYGVDVKKILPTLISPLEVMDGAITSGNCVSACDKNSTYVHQNNPVIADMLKRHGRDFNFVTCIATNENVTLADKRRSSSYATKLAAMLGLDGVVITEEGFGNPDADLVMNCWKAERLGIKTALLTDEYAGQDGASQSLADSCPEGDACVTAGNANEVIVLPPMKKVIGYAEEANVIAGGWDGSLATDGTITVELQAITGATSELGYTKLGAYTL
- a CDS encoding thioredoxin domain-containing protein; amino-acid sequence: MPVELTKENCDAEVKQASGVVVMDFWGPACGPCMALMPKYLEIAEKYEGKAKFCKVDTSQNKRVAINFKVMSLPTILFYKDGAEVARLGGADATAENIEAKVKELIG
- a CDS encoding GrdX family protein: MQNNTVLVTNNEELSRIVRNGRFVEGSSLDVLVSVRSSVHLGGRLLTHPLCGNLRPYQQPFRSVLIQEFPGALVDLESLSLIENAVAVYRSCEDRMLLPESLDEPTRADYAFIDGELMRESLERYGMLPRHTALPPAALLTHSPD